From Paenibacillus graminis:
GCCAATGGATTTCTGGCAGCAGGCTGCATAGAACGGCGAATCCCTTACCCTGGACCAGAATCCGGCCGTTTCCCCCTTATTACTCCTTTTTTCATTTCTTCTTTTTACCCTTGGCGCCTTTTTCGGTCTTCGCCTGCAGCCCGCCATCGTAGGTATAGAGGATATGATCTTCAAGCTGCTTCCCTTTGAGAAGCTTCCGCACCAGTTTTTTACCTGCCTTGGGCGTCATCTCCCTATACCAGACGCCTTCCGGATAAGCGATAACAATACAGGCATCCGAACATCTTCCATTGCACTCGGTCACTGTGGTATGTATTTTGCTACCTGCCCCTTGCTTCTCAATTTCATCCTCAATGGCTTCTGCAACTTCTTCGCCGGTATTCTTCCTGCAGCTGCTGCCGCCGCAGATCAGCAGATGGTGGAGCGTTCCTTGCAAATTCCAGGTCGTCATGAATGCCA
This genomic window contains:
- a CDS encoding (2Fe-2S) ferredoxin domain-containing protein: MTTWNLQGTLHHLLICGGSSCRKNTGEEVAEAIEDEIEKQGAGSKIHTTVTECNGRCSDACIVIAYPEGVWYREMTPKAGKKLVRKLLKGKQLEDHILYTYDGGLQAKTEKGAKGKKKK